A genomic region of Chlorobaculum parvum NCIB 8327 contains the following coding sequences:
- a CDS encoding DUF5908 family protein yields the protein MPIEIRELHIKVTVNESGTPDNNRNSVSRSAEGAGNETAREELVAECIEQMVKIMENKRER from the coding sequence ATGCCAATAGAGATCAGAGAGCTGCATATCAAGGTGACGGTCAACGAATCCGGAACGCCGGATAACAACCGGAACAGTGTGAGCCGGAGCGCCGAAGGTGCCGGCAATGAAACAGCTCGCGAGGAGCTGGTGGCCGAGTGCATCGAGCAGATGGTGAAGATCATGGAAAACAAACGCGAACGGTGA
- a CDS encoding PAAR domain-containing protein — MPFAARVGDMIVSTATQGAPIPIIPPGAPTVLIGGMPAARLGDTCGADSIVMGSTSVSIGGMPAARVGDPTAGGGTVMPPGATTVMIGG; from the coding sequence ATGCCTTTTGCAGCACGCGTCGGCGACATGATCGTCAGCACAGCAACCCAGGGGGCACCGATCCCCATCATCCCGCCCGGAGCGCCGACGGTGCTCATCGGCGGCATGCCAGCTGCACGGCTGGGCGATACGTGCGGCGCGGACTCCATCGTGATGGGATCGACCAGCGTGTCGATCGGCGGCATGCCGGCAGCCAGAGTCGGCGACCCGACCGCAGGAGGCGGCACGGTCATGCCGCCAGGCGCAACCACGGTGATGATCGGAGGATAG
- a CDS encoding DUF4255 domain-containing protein, giving the protein MISHGLSIVVNELNAHLDDIYGTGSGNAALGNPSDGFDSSGSALSRDSVICSVINIREEKTLKNQPNYVRDESALKALYENPPVFLNFQILIIAPNKSYTGGLLQLSRVIRFFQFRNHFTQDNVAPASITSDAPANSLDRLESFKMIFDLYSPSMEEVNHLWGTLGGKQYPFVIYWMRMLDLKFASRQHESGLITEIVTDFSHKS; this is encoded by the coding sequence ATGATTTCACACGGCCTGTCCATCGTGGTCAACGAACTGAATGCGCATCTCGATGACATCTATGGCACGGGATCGGGCAACGCGGCGCTGGGCAATCCCTCCGACGGATTCGACTCATCAGGTTCGGCCCTTTCGCGCGACTCGGTCATCTGTTCGGTCATCAATATCCGGGAAGAAAAAACCCTCAAGAACCAGCCGAACTATGTGCGGGACGAGAGCGCGCTGAAAGCGCTGTATGAAAACCCGCCCGTGTTCCTCAATTTCCAGATTCTCATCATCGCCCCGAATAAAAGCTATACCGGCGGCCTGTTACAACTCTCAAGGGTCATCCGCTTTTTCCAGTTCAGAAACCACTTCACGCAGGACAACGTCGCTCCGGCCTCGATCACCAGCGACGCTCCGGCCAACAGCCTCGACCGCCTCGAATCGTTCAAGATGATTTTCGATCTCTACTCTCCGTCGATGGAGGAGGTGAACCACCTCTGGGGAACGCTCGGCGGCAAACAGTACCCTTTCGTGATCTACTGGATGCGCATGCTCGACCTGAAGTTCGCCTCCCGGCAGCATGAAAGCGGCCTGATTACGGAGATCGTCACCGATTTCAGCCACAAATCCTGA
- a CDS encoding phage tail protein translates to MVDYYPPWGFYFRVVFDISKDKNDARFQSVSGLSVEYDFETFKEGGENRFEHKLPVRTKYADLVLKRGLLTDSAVIDWALKAFRDRTFSPTDLTVNLLNEKGEPLQTWNVVHAIPKKWLVSDFNANENGVVIETMELSYRYFTVQKG, encoded by the coding sequence ATGGTTGACTACTATCCGCCGTGGGGCTTCTATTTTCGGGTTGTCTTTGATATCAGCAAAGACAAGAACGACGCGCGTTTCCAGTCGGTCTCAGGCCTGTCGGTCGAGTACGATTTCGAGACCTTCAAGGAGGGCGGCGAGAACCGCTTCGAGCACAAACTGCCGGTGAGGACGAAGTATGCCGACCTGGTACTCAAGCGCGGTCTCTTGACCGACTCGGCCGTCATCGACTGGGCGCTCAAGGCGTTCCGCGACCGCACGTTCAGCCCCACGGATCTGACCGTCAACCTGTTGAACGAAAAAGGCGAGCCGCTGCAAACCTGGAACGTGGTTCACGCCATACCCAAAAAGTGGCTCGTCAGCGATTTCAACGCCAATGAAAACGGCGTGGTCATCGAAACGATGGAACTGAGTTACCGTTACTTCACCGTCCAGAAGGGGTAA
- a CDS encoding phage tail protein encodes MAQEYPIPRFHFQVDWGGAKLSFTEVTGLVMEREKIEYRHSDSKDFNKIAMPGMVKNSNITLKRGKFENDFDFNTWLEDVANERVENRRDVTIRLLNEKHAPVAAWTAARCFPVKITAPDLKSDANEVAIESIELAHEGLKLMKV; translated from the coding sequence ATGGCACAGGAATATCCGATACCAAGGTTTCACTTCCAGGTTGACTGGGGAGGCGCGAAACTCAGCTTCACCGAAGTCACCGGACTGGTGATGGAGCGCGAAAAGATCGAGTACCGCCACAGCGACAGCAAGGATTTCAACAAAATCGCCATGCCGGGCATGGTCAAGAACAGCAACATCACGCTCAAGCGGGGCAAGTTTGAAAACGACTTCGACTTCAACACCTGGCTTGAGGATGTGGCAAACGAGCGCGTCGAAAACCGGCGTGACGTCACCATCCGGCTGCTCAACGAGAAGCACGCACCGGTTGCGGCATGGACGGCAGCGCGCTGCTTCCCGGTCAAGATCACCGCGCCCGACCTGAAATCCGACGCCAACGAGGTGGCCATCGAAAGCATCGAGCTGGCGCACGAGGGGCTGAAACTGATGAAGGTCTGA
- the vgrG gene encoding type VI secretion system tip protein VgrG, translating to MSPENTIPTPATPDVCTIAVLIDGAEIPGRFQIVALSVSHELNRIPSAVLQFLDGEASKGTFEASDEELFVPGKEIEIQLGYRAQNDSVFSGLVIKQSLKIRKNGSFLSVECRGKAIKMTRGIKNRYFNDVKDSDVMEEIIGAYGLQSDVAATTPEPESVVQYESTDWDFLLCRAEANGMVVMASNDSVTVGPPDASAEPSVTVRYGATVLELDAELDARVQETGITASAWSPADQEIVETEATEPSTTGNGNLSPSDLADVLGGEANVIRHGGNLSQPELQAWADARLTKERLAKVRGRVRFQGLATIVPGQVIEVTGIGARFEGNLYVSGIRHTVSGGNWETDVQFGLDPELFPERYNLRPLPAAGLLPGVGGLQMGVVTVLEGDPAGMERIKVRLPMISDADEGVWARLATLDAGEERGTFFRPEINDEVVVGFLGDDPRHPVVLGMCHSAAKPAPETASDDNHRKGYVSREKMMLTFDDDKKIIHLETPGGNKLSLSDEDNGILVEDMNGNKITLDDNGITIESASDIVLKATGDIKAEGANIEFSAQSGFKAEGAATAELSGASTEVKGSGTTKISGGMVQIN from the coding sequence GTGAGCCCCGAGAACACCATTCCGACCCCGGCAACACCGGATGTCTGCACCATTGCGGTGCTGATCGACGGCGCGGAAATTCCGGGCCGGTTCCAGATCGTGGCGCTCTCGGTGTCGCATGAGCTGAACCGCATTCCGTCGGCAGTGTTGCAGTTTCTCGATGGCGAGGCCTCCAAAGGCACCTTCGAGGCAAGCGACGAGGAGCTGTTCGTGCCGGGCAAAGAGATCGAAATTCAGCTCGGCTATCGCGCCCAGAATGATTCGGTTTTCAGCGGCCTTGTGATCAAGCAGAGCCTGAAAATCCGAAAAAACGGCAGTTTCCTGTCGGTGGAGTGCCGGGGCAAGGCGATCAAAATGACCCGCGGCATCAAAAACCGCTACTTCAACGACGTGAAGGATAGTGACGTGATGGAGGAGATCATCGGCGCGTACGGCCTGCAAAGTGACGTAGCGGCGACCACGCCGGAGCCAGAATCGGTGGTGCAGTATGAATCGACCGACTGGGACTTCCTGCTCTGCCGCGCCGAAGCCAACGGCATGGTGGTCATGGCCTCGAATGACTCCGTGACGGTCGGCCCGCCCGATGCTTCAGCAGAACCATCGGTGACCGTGCGCTACGGAGCAACAGTGCTGGAGCTCGATGCAGAGCTGGATGCTCGCGTGCAGGAGACAGGAATCACGGCGTCGGCATGGAGCCCTGCTGATCAGGAGATCGTGGAAACGGAGGCCACCGAACCATCGACCACCGGCAACGGCAACCTTTCACCGAGCGACCTTGCCGACGTGCTTGGTGGCGAAGCGAACGTCATCCGCCACGGCGGAAATCTGAGCCAGCCAGAGCTTCAGGCCTGGGCGGACGCGCGGCTAACCAAGGAGCGGCTCGCCAAGGTTCGCGGACGGGTGCGGTTTCAGGGTCTGGCCACCATCGTGCCCGGCCAGGTGATCGAAGTGACCGGCATCGGCGCGCGGTTCGAGGGCAACCTCTACGTTTCGGGCATCCGGCACACGGTCAGCGGTGGCAACTGGGAGACCGATGTGCAGTTCGGCCTCGATCCGGAGCTCTTCCCGGAGCGCTACAACCTCCGTCCCCTGCCCGCCGCGGGTCTCTTGCCCGGCGTCGGCGGCTTGCAGATGGGAGTGGTCACGGTGCTCGAAGGCGACCCGGCAGGCATGGAGCGCATCAAAGTGCGGCTGCCGATGATCAGCGACGCGGACGAAGGCGTCTGGGCGCGGCTCGCCACGCTCGACGCCGGCGAGGAGCGCGGCACCTTTTTCCGCCCCGAGATCAACGACGAGGTGGTCGTGGGATTCCTCGGCGACGACCCGCGCCATCCGGTGGTGCTCGGCATGTGCCACAGCGCAGCAAAACCCGCGCCGGAAACCGCCTCGGACGATAACCACCGGAAAGGCTACGTCAGCCGCGAAAAGATGATGCTCACTTTCGATGATGATAAAAAGATCATCCATCTCGAAACGCCCGGCGGCAACAAGCTCTCACTTTCGGATGAAGACAATGGCATTCTCGTCGAGGATATGAACGGCAACAAAATCACCCTCGACGACAACGGCATCACCATCGAAAGCGCAAGCGACATCGTGCTGAAAGCGACCGGAGACATCAAGGCCGAAGGGGCGAACATCGAGTTCTCGGCGCAGAGCGGCTTCAAGGCCGAAGGAGCGGCGACCGCCGAACTCTCCGGAGCCAGCACAGAGGTCAAGGGCAGCGGCACGACAAAGATCAGCGGCGGAATGGTACAGATTAACTGA
- a CDS encoding CIS tube protein has protein sequence MAESGQLEKMLILAFSDSRKAESGGKQEADAYVEALINPESYTQSYKLKFSKSGQGQGTSGQQLKYEYSEPGEMSFEFLFDNTGIIDGESRDSIAGDLKKFREVLIDYKGDAHEPRHFKLVWGENSIFKGRVTELEITYKLFKPDGTPLRATAKVTFKSSIEEEKRAASEDRQSADLTHIRTVKAGDTLPLMCFRIYGNSKYYLDVAAANRLDNFRSLEPGMKIRFPSIEKKSKSS, from the coding sequence ATGGCTGAGAGCGGACAACTTGAAAAAATGCTGATCCTGGCATTCTCCGATTCCCGGAAGGCCGAAAGCGGCGGCAAGCAAGAGGCCGACGCCTACGTCGAGGCGTTGATCAATCCCGAGAGCTACACCCAGAGTTACAAACTGAAGTTCTCGAAATCGGGGCAGGGACAGGGCACCAGTGGCCAGCAGTTGAAGTACGAGTATTCGGAGCCCGGGGAGATGAGCTTCGAGTTCCTGTTCGACAACACCGGCATTATCGACGGTGAGAGCCGGGACTCCATCGCCGGTGATCTGAAGAAATTCCGCGAGGTGCTGATCGACTACAAGGGCGACGCGCACGAACCTCGCCACTTCAAGCTGGTGTGGGGTGAAAACTCCATCTTCAAAGGGCGAGTCACCGAGCTTGAAATAACCTACAAGCTCTTCAAACCGGACGGCACTCCCCTGCGCGCCACGGCGAAAGTGACCTTCAAGAGCAGCATCGAAGAGGAGAAACGCGCCGCATCCGAAGACCGGCAGTCCGCCGACCTGACCCACATCCGGACGGTCAAGGCGGGCGACACCCTGCCGCTGATGTGCTTCCGGATTTACGGCAACTCGAAGTACTATCTCGACGTAGCCGCGGCGAACAGACTCGACAACTTCCGATCGCTCGAACCCGGCATGAAAATCAGATTTCCGTCCATCGAGAAAAAGAGCAAGTCATCGTGA
- a CDS encoding phage tail sheath family protein codes for MATTYKTPGVYIEEIPKFPPSIAPVETAIPAFIGYTEKALNKGESLTNKPTKIESIAEYVELFGEGPSQEIEVYLDSDNNYVGCGQSGTGGRLLYDSLRMFYANGGGNCYIVSIGSYDDSLDKQDFLDGLEAVESEDEPTILLFPDAVNLSGNELHDVQVAALSQCNKLQDRVTVCDTVKSDDFGDDVQQLRDNIGINNLKYGAAYGPWINTSLPRYFYFRDLTLKRGDTAGDVIEAASLTSDTAILQMLSDVTEAQEAVDELKDAETAIAGEGKSWSDKLKEMTDAYNSSAATTLAALEAPLQGIYDLLADIVAEVSDMIDGLPTVVTASPDPSVPETKDFILKKDITQYLGSSKLKSSVFDVLAANYNYVLANGTINLFSDDPATATTDLGKAIALLGYTDSAAFLAVTNAEVTAKYTVSGITEKQQADVAKNAAIQAASSIIALFRFAQNSAAEYEKKFNDALLGAFGTYKNLVSKAIESLNQLPPSGAIAGVYAAVDSDRGVWKAPANVSLNSVISPAAKISQEQQADYNVDANAGKSINIIRSFTGKGVLVWGARTLAGNDNEWRYVNVRRFFNFVEESVKKATEQFVFEPNDANTWVRIQAMIENFLTVLWRQGALQGIKPEHAFYVAVGLGKTMTALDILEGRMIIEIGMAAVRPAEFIILRFSHKMAES; via the coding sequence ATGGCAACAACGTATAAGACCCCCGGCGTCTATATCGAAGAGATCCCGAAGTTCCCACCTTCGATTGCACCCGTGGAGACGGCGATTCCGGCCTTTATCGGCTACACCGAAAAAGCGCTGAACAAAGGTGAGTCGCTCACAAACAAACCGACGAAAATCGAATCCATTGCCGAGTACGTCGAGCTGTTCGGCGAGGGACCTTCGCAGGAGATCGAAGTCTACCTCGACTCGGACAACAACTATGTCGGGTGCGGACAATCCGGCACCGGCGGCCGTCTGCTCTACGACAGCCTCAGGATGTTCTACGCCAACGGTGGAGGCAACTGCTACATCGTCTCGATCGGCAGTTATGACGACAGCCTCGACAAACAGGACTTCCTCGACGGCCTCGAAGCGGTCGAGAGCGAGGACGAGCCGACCATTCTGCTCTTCCCCGACGCCGTGAACCTGTCGGGCAACGAGCTGCATGACGTGCAGGTTGCCGCGCTCTCGCAGTGCAACAAGCTGCAGGACAGGGTGACGGTGTGCGACACGGTCAAATCGGATGACTTCGGCGACGACGTGCAGCAGCTGCGCGACAACATCGGCATCAACAACCTCAAGTATGGCGCGGCTTACGGGCCGTGGATCAACACCAGCCTTCCCCGCTACTTCTACTTCCGCGACCTCACGCTCAAGCGCGGCGACACGGCTGGCGACGTCATCGAAGCTGCAAGCCTTACCAGCGACACCGCAATTCTGCAAATGCTTTCGGATGTCACCGAAGCACAGGAGGCTGTCGATGAGCTCAAAGACGCTGAAACCGCCATCGCCGGTGAAGGCAAGAGCTGGTCGGACAAACTGAAAGAGATGACAGACGCCTACAACTCCTCGGCAGCCACAACGCTGGCCGCTCTGGAAGCCCCGTTGCAAGGCATCTATGACCTCCTTGCCGACATCGTGGCCGAAGTAAGCGACATGATCGATGGACTTCCGACGGTCGTCACCGCGTCGCCCGACCCGTCGGTTCCGGAAACGAAAGACTTCATCCTGAAAAAAGACATCACGCAGTACCTCGGCAGCTCCAAGCTGAAAAGTTCGGTGTTCGACGTGCTGGCCGCAAACTACAACTACGTGCTGGCCAATGGCACGATCAACCTCTTCTCGGACGACCCGGCGACCGCCACGACCGATCTCGGTAAGGCAATCGCCCTGTTGGGTTATACCGATTCGGCAGCATTCCTTGCCGTAACCAACGCCGAAGTCACCGCGAAGTACACGGTTTCGGGCATCACCGAAAAGCAGCAGGCCGACGTGGCCAAAAACGCTGCCATACAGGCTGCCAGCTCCATCATCGCGCTCTTCCGCTTCGCGCAGAATTCCGCGGCGGAGTACGAGAAAAAGTTCAACGACGCCCTCCTCGGCGCGTTCGGCACCTACAAAAACCTCGTCAGCAAGGCGATCGAATCGCTCAACCAGCTTCCGCCATCTGGCGCGATTGCGGGCGTTTATGCGGCCGTCGACTCGGATCGCGGCGTCTGGAAAGCGCCGGCAAACGTCAGCCTGAACTCGGTCATCAGCCCCGCCGCGAAAATTTCGCAGGAGCAGCAGGCCGACTACAACGTCGATGCCAACGCCGGCAAATCGATCAACATCATCCGCAGCTTCACCGGCAAGGGCGTGCTGGTGTGGGGTGCCCGCACGCTGGCAGGCAACGACAACGAATGGCGCTATGTTAACGTCCGGCGCTTCTTCAACTTCGTCGAAGAGTCGGTCAAAAAGGCGACCGAGCAGTTCGTCTTCGAGCCCAACGACGCCAACACCTGGGTACGCATCCAGGCCATGATCGAGAACTTCCTGACCGTCCTCTGGCGCCAGGGCGCATTGCAGGGCATCAAACCGGAACATGCGTTTTACGTCGCCGTCGGCCTCGGCAAAACCATGACCGCGCTGGACATCCTCGAAGGACGCATGATCATCGAAATCGGCATGGCCGCCGTCAGGCCCGCCGAGTTCATCATCCTGCGCTTCTCGCACAAGATGGCCGAATCGTAA
- a CDS encoding baseplate J/gp47 family protein: MQQDPNRLTREGTSQKQRFPAALDPASAPIDGRMPEHAVAFARNYSAWLRFHDLNNAEVDDWQRFFSQDALVGVACTAIEKVDRYRIRTKTLFELLKNSRSAPSGTDFRASLGMLFSNVGTLARELDRLKDELDDSLALKATLNKLITTRLAPAFRKLIAIYKGGCASDLIDTDATDEQLLIFDAATGSFQSICDTGLSKTWITNGSATWAAFHSAIDADESLYSVDSGQDVYSHLATHNLFASLFDLFLKAFARTVADANAALPGLMTGQNDHQPHYGLFLAFLQLMEHSREHLNTLTGRHLDHYYKEVLQLKPNASVANEVHLLFELAKNRDSARLESGTLFKGKNAAGQTVQYALNEQLVANKASVDAMKAVGRSTTDATPRLYAWPMMNSSDGIGGELTTADGAWHPFINVTGTENLASAGFVIASHYLLLREGSRTITLTLECKEKTISTQEFCNSFEFYVSGEKEWSKATIDTSKLSGSTSSKIIIPLTLDGSMPAVVPMTGADPGNALPSDLPMLKAVLKQDAKSLSFETLQGLHLNLAKATLDVRVGYGSDNKPDGTGLKNLSVSNKFGDLKTDKPFQPFGATPETGDALIIGSDELFQKKNARFQLRVVWKGLPFWRGNIDFDWVNEFYPKVSLSFLKKGSWPETPDKERLSLFRWNHADLTIPDSNTTLPVQTVTEAHFDTTRYTLDSRCGFMKLNLEDDFGHELYPLTLSQYLIRKASGEEMADDCMSLWKQVRNDLYVWKDGRKEPKDPKNFTQQFVEAFSKCMPVEPYTPLIESLTLSYRATVALSDTTLYHLTPFGSTEVSEETKPTLLYPFKNEGEFYIGIKDLQAGSTLSLLFQLAEGSAAPTVAKPEEHIQWSYLCSGEWVDFATTELSDDTAQLTRSGIIRFAVPSAATTGDSLFGAENLHWLRAVVSEKPEAVCKIITISAQAARATQLLSEESSDDQQSEQLAAGTVTKAVTPDAAIKKITQPYATFGGRAAEDETAFRTRVSERLRHRNRAITMWDYERLVLQAFPNIYKVKCLNHTWFEPDDAGTGIYRELAPGHVTIVAIPNLRNNNAIDPLRPYTSLGDLDLVKTHLEAHASDMVTLHVENPVFESVQTEFKVRLLPGFDENYHIELLRQELMRHLSPWAFEEGADISFGGKIHKSSLIDFVEERAYVDYVTDFRMYHIDGNEKKSDDTDEAEASLPISILVSVEAGQHLIETISDEESVTGQQS, encoded by the coding sequence ATGCAACAGGACCCGAACCGCCTCACGCGCGAAGGAACGAGCCAGAAGCAGCGATTCCCTGCCGCGCTCGATCCGGCCAGTGCGCCAATTGACGGGCGAATGCCGGAACACGCCGTTGCATTTGCCCGAAACTATTCGGCATGGCTGCGTTTCCATGATCTGAACAACGCCGAAGTTGACGACTGGCAGCGCTTCTTCAGCCAGGACGCGCTCGTCGGGGTTGCCTGCACTGCCATCGAGAAGGTCGATCGGTATCGCATCAGAACAAAAACGCTGTTCGAGCTGCTCAAAAACTCCCGAAGCGCACCATCGGGAACCGATTTTCGCGCCAGCCTCGGCATGCTGTTCAGCAACGTCGGAACCCTGGCCCGAGAGCTCGACCGGCTCAAGGACGAGCTCGACGACAGCCTCGCGCTCAAGGCAACCCTGAACAAGCTGATCACTACCCGCCTTGCCCCGGCGTTCAGGAAGCTGATCGCTATCTACAAGGGTGGATGCGCAAGCGACCTGATCGATACCGATGCAACCGACGAGCAATTGCTCATCTTCGACGCTGCCACTGGATCGTTCCAGAGCATCTGCGACACAGGGCTGTCGAAAACTTGGATAACCAACGGCTCGGCAACCTGGGCAGCGTTCCATTCAGCCATCGATGCCGATGAAAGCCTCTATTCGGTCGATTCAGGACAGGACGTCTACAGCCATCTGGCAACGCATAACCTCTTCGCCTCGCTGTTCGATCTGTTTCTGAAAGCCTTCGCCCGAACGGTTGCCGATGCCAACGCCGCGCTTCCTGGCCTGATGACCGGCCAAAACGACCATCAGCCCCATTACGGCCTGTTCCTCGCCTTCCTGCAGCTCATGGAACACTCGCGTGAGCACCTGAATACACTCACCGGCAGGCATCTGGATCACTACTACAAGGAGGTGCTGCAACTCAAGCCGAACGCCTCGGTAGCCAACGAAGTACATCTGCTGTTCGAGCTGGCCAAAAACCGTGACAGCGCACGGCTGGAGAGTGGCACACTGTTCAAGGGCAAAAATGCGGCGGGCCAGACCGTTCAGTACGCGCTGAACGAGCAGCTCGTAGCCAACAAAGCATCGGTTGACGCCATGAAAGCGGTGGGGCGCTCGACGACGGACGCAACACCCCGCCTCTACGCCTGGCCCATGATGAACTCCAGCGACGGCATTGGAGGAGAGCTGACGACGGCGGATGGCGCATGGCACCCGTTCATCAACGTCACCGGCACGGAAAATCTGGCCAGTGCTGGATTCGTCATCGCCTCACACTACCTTTTGCTCCGTGAGGGAAGCCGCACCATCACTCTGACGCTTGAATGCAAGGAAAAAACCATTTCGACGCAGGAGTTCTGCAACAGTTTCGAGTTTTACGTTTCAGGAGAAAAAGAGTGGAGCAAGGCAACCATCGACACAAGCAAACTGTCAGGTTCGACGAGCAGCAAGATTATCATTCCGCTTACGCTCGACGGCTCCATGCCGGCAGTGGTGCCGATGACCGGGGCAGATCCGGGCAATGCCCTCCCTTCCGACCTGCCGATGCTCAAGGCCGTCCTGAAGCAGGATGCAAAGAGCCTCTCTTTCGAAACGCTACAGGGACTGCATCTGAACCTGGCCAAGGCAACGCTTGACGTGCGCGTCGGTTACGGCAGCGACAACAAGCCTGACGGCACTGGCCTGAAAAACCTGAGCGTCTCGAACAAGTTCGGCGACCTCAAAACCGACAAGCCGTTCCAGCCCTTTGGTGCAACGCCCGAAACCGGCGACGCGCTCATTATCGGCTCGGACGAACTGTTCCAGAAAAAGAATGCCCGTTTCCAACTGCGCGTCGTCTGGAAAGGCTTGCCCTTCTGGAGAGGCAACATCGATTTCGACTGGGTCAACGAATTTTATCCGAAAGTCTCGCTGAGCTTTCTGAAGAAGGGCTCCTGGCCTGAAACTCCCGACAAGGAACGGCTCTCGCTGTTCCGGTGGAACCATGCAGATCTGACCATTCCGGACAGCAACACAACCCTGCCGGTGCAGACCGTGACGGAAGCTCATTTCGATACGACCCGCTACACGCTCGACAGCCGTTGCGGATTCATGAAACTCAACCTCGAAGACGATTTCGGCCACGAGCTCTATCCCCTGACGCTCAGCCAATACCTCATACGCAAGGCATCGGGCGAAGAGATGGCTGATGACTGCATGAGCTTGTGGAAACAGGTACGCAACGATCTGTATGTCTGGAAAGACGGACGAAAAGAGCCGAAAGACCCAAAGAATTTCACCCAGCAGTTTGTCGAAGCGTTCTCGAAATGCATGCCGGTCGAGCCCTACACGCCCCTCATCGAGTCGCTGACGCTGAGCTACCGGGCAACGGTTGCGCTATCCGACACCACGCTATACCATCTCACCCCGTTTGGAAGCACGGAGGTCTCGGAAGAAACCAAGCCTACGTTGCTCTACCCGTTCAAGAACGAAGGCGAATTCTACATCGGAATCAAAGATTTGCAAGCCGGCAGCACGCTTTCGCTGCTCTTCCAGCTCGCCGAAGGCAGCGCTGCGCCGACCGTCGCCAAGCCTGAAGAGCATATCCAGTGGAGTTACCTCTGTTCCGGAGAATGGGTTGACTTCGCCACCACCGAACTCTCGGACGACACCGCACAGCTCACCCGCTCCGGCATTATCCGCTTTGCCGTACCCTCAGCAGCTACGACCGGGGATTCGCTATTCGGCGCTGAGAATCTGCACTGGCTGCGAGCCGTGGTCAGCGAAAAACCGGAAGCGGTCTGCAAGATCATCACCATTTCGGCCCAGGCTGCCAGAGCGACGCAGCTCCTTTCAGAGGAGTCCAGTGATGACCAGCAGAGCGAACAGTTGGCTGCTGGTACCGTCACCAAAGCGGTCACGCCCGATGCGGCAATCAAAAAAATCACGCAGCCCTACGCAACCTTCGGCGGTCGTGCGGCGGAAGATGAAACCGCATTCCGCACCAGAGTGAGCGAACGGCTAAGGCACCGGAACCGCGCCATCACGATGTGGGATTACGAGCGCCTTGTGCTGCAAGCCTTCCCGAACATCTACAAGGTCAAGTGCCTGAACCACACCTGGTTCGAGCCCGACGATGCCGGCACCGGCATCTACCGCGAGCTTGCGCCCGGCCATGTCACCATCGTGGCGATTCCGAACCTGCGCAACAACAACGCCATCGATCCACTGCGCCCGTACACAAGCCTCGGCGATCTCGATCTCGTCAAAACGCACCTCGAAGCGCACGCCTCCGACATGGTGACCCTGCATGTGGAGAATCCGGTGTTTGAGTCGGTACAGACAGAGTTCAAAGTCCGCTTGCTGCCCGGTTTTGATGAGAATTACCATATCGAACTGCTTCGGCAGGAGCTGATGCGTCACCTCTCGCCCTGGGCCTTCGAGGAGGGGGCGGATATCAGCTTCGGGGGAAAAATTCATAAGTCCTCGCTCATCGATTTCGTCGAAGAGCGCGCCTATGTGGACTACGTCACCGATTTCCGGATGTACCACATCGACGGCAACGAAAAGAAAAGCGACGACACCGATGAAGCCGAAGCCTCCCTGCCGATCTCGATTCTTGTCTCGGTGGAGGCGGGCCAACACCTGATCGAGACGATTTCCGACGAGGAAAGCGTCACCGGCCAGCAATCATAG
- a CDS encoding GPW/gp25 family protein — protein MQLPFLGRGWAFPPAFDRNVPGVQMLEDEAEIASSLAVLLGTLQGERVMIPWYGCNLDELIFENLDTRIKTLVADKIESSLLYFEPRIRAEKISIETHEEQNGVLLISIDYLIKATNSRFNMVYPYYIQEGTDIDLAITVNPLGES, from the coding sequence ATGCAATTGCCGTTTCTTGGACGTGGATGGGCCTTTCCCCCGGCATTCGACCGGAACGTGCCCGGCGTGCAGATGCTTGAGGACGAAGCCGAGATCGCCTCGAGCCTTGCCGTGCTGCTCGGCACCTTGCAGGGCGAGCGCGTCATGATTCCATGGTACGGCTGCAACCTTGACGAACTGATTTTCGAAAACCTCGACACGCGCATCAAAACCCTTGTCGCCGACAAGATCGAGTCATCCCTGCTTTACTTCGAGCCGCGCATCAGGGCTGAAAAAATCTCGATAGAGACTCACGAGGAACAGAATGGCGTGCTGCTGATCAGCATCGACTACCTGATCAAGGCAACCAACTCACGATTCAACATGGTCTATCCATACTACATTCAGGAAGGAACCGACATCGATCTGGCAATAACCGTCAATCCTTTGGGGGAGAGCTGA